The Corallococcus soli DNA window TGGACGAGGTGGCGGAGCTGTCGCTGCCCATCCAGGCGAAGCTGCTGCGCGCGTTGGATCAACAGGTCATCACCCGGCTGGGGGATTCACGCGAGCGACCGGTGGACCTGCGCGTGGTGGCGGCCACGCACCGGGTGCTGGCGGACGAGGTGAAGGCAGGGCGGTTCCGGCAGGACCTGTTCTTCCGGCTGTCCGCGGCGGTGGTGGTGCTGCCGCCCCTGCGCGACCGGCCCCGGGAGCTGCCCCTGCTGGCACGGGCCTTCCTTGAGGACGCCTGCGCGAGGGCAGGGCGACCGGCACTGCACCTGTCCGCAGCGACCATGGCGCTGCTGGGCGCGCACGCGTGGCCGGGCAACGTGCGCGAGCTGAAGCACGTCCTGGAGTACGCCGCGGCCACCTCACCGGGCCCGGTGGTGGAGCCTTCGCACCTGCCGGAGTCGCTGCGGGAGGGACTGGAGCGGATGGACGTGGAGCCGGTGGAGGGGCTTCGCGAGGGCACGGAGACGACCGTGCCGCGTGCGTTCCAGAACCTGGCGGAGGAGCTGCGGACGCTGGAGCGGCAGCGGATGGTGGAGGCGCTGGAGGCGACGGGCGGGGTGCAGACGCGCGCGGCGCAGCTGATCGGCATGCCGCTGCGCACGTTCGCGTTCAAGCTGAAGCAGCACCGCATCGCCTCGCGAGGACGGGGCCCGGCGGTGGAATGAAGCGCGAGGACCCTTCACCGTGGCAGCCTCCCGCGACGTTCGGTGAGTACCGACTGGTGCGGCCGCTGGGGCGTGGCGCGATGGGGGAGGTGTACCTCGCGCATGACACGGTGCTGGACCGCTGGGTGGCGGTGAAGTTCATCACGGGCGTCGCGCCCGACGAGGTGCAGCGCGAGCGCTTCCGCACCGAGGCCCGCGCGATTGCCCGGGTGCAGCACCCGAACGTGGTGGGCATCCACCGGGTGGGCGAGGTGCGGGATCGCCCGTACCTGGTGTCGGAGTTCCTGCGCGGCGAAAGCCTGGATCGCCTGGCGCGACCGGTGCCGTGGGAGCGCGTGCTGGAGCTTGGCATCGGGCTGTCGCGGGGCCTGGCGGCGGCGCACCGGCAGGGGGTGCTGCACCGCGACCTCAAGCCCGCGAACGCGCTGCTGACCAAGGACGGGCAGGTGAAGCTGCTCGACTTCGGCGTGGCGAAGCTGCTCGACGTGGCGGGGGGGAGCGCAGGGCCCGCAAACCTGTCCGACAGTCGGACAGATTTGGCAGAGGGCCTACCGGAGGGCGGCGAGGAGGCTTCGCGGCGGAGCATGGCGACGGGGCATGGCGGCGGTGACGGCCCGGAGGCTTCGCGTTGGGCGGCGGCGGCTGCGCGTTCAGATGTCGATGCCGTAGGAGCCACGCCAATCCTTGCGTCCGCGAACCGGGCCACGCTGGCTTCAGTTGGGTCCCTCCCCAGGAGTGCGCCGGAGCAGGCGACGGCCGACCTTCCACGCGATGGAGCCGCAGATGCCGCTCATCGCACCGCGACCATAACCCCGCCAGCGAAGGACCTCCCGAGCCGCCCCTTGGACCTGCTGTCCACAGGCCGCATCGGGACCCCGCTCTACATGGCGCCCGAGGTGTGGCGGGGCGAGCCGGCCACCGCGCGAAGCGACCTCTTCTCGCTGGGCGTCCTCCTCCATGAGCTGTGCGGAGGCCTCACGCCCGGTCCGCTCGCGGACGCCCCGCTTGAACCCCGGACCTTCACACCCCTGGATCGAGTGGTGCCCGGGATCGATCCCGCGTTCGCGTCGGTCGTCATGCGGTGTCTCGCGCATGAGCCCTCCGAGCGCTTCGACTCCGCGGAGGCCCTGCGCGAGGCCCTGGAGTCGATCGCCGCGCGACGCTCCGCGACCCTTGGGCATGCCGCCGCGCCCGCGCGAGTCCGCCCCCGCTGGCTGCGCGTCACCCGGGTGGTGGCGCTTCCGTTCCTGGCCGCGGCCCTCCTCCTCGGGGGCAACTGGTACGGGGAGCGCTCCCGGCGCCTCGACGCGGAGCAGGCGCTGGCCTCCGTGGCCCCGCTGCTCGACGAGGGCCGTGTCCTGGAGTCGCGGATTGAGGCCCTCCGCGCGGAGGCGTTCACCGCGTTCGACTCGGACCGCGTGCCCATCGCCGAGGACACCTGGTCCCAGGCCCTGGCCCTGGGCGTGAAGCAGGCCCGGCGCTACGAAGAGGCCACCGCCATCCTCGATACCGCCCGGATGCGCGTGGGCGCGGGCCGGAGCGATCCGTTGGAGCAACGCCTCGCGGACCTGCTCCTCCAGCGCATCCTCGTCGCGGAGCGCGACCGCAAGCCCGAGGCCCGCGCGGCCCTGCTCCAACGCCTGGACGAAGTGGACCCAAGCGGTGTCACGAGCCACAAGCTGACCGCCCCCGTCCGCGTGGACCTGGACAGCGATCCCCCTGGCGCCGTCGTCCAGGTCGAAAGCCTGGAGCCGATCACCGGCGAGCCCCCCGGCCCCTGGACCTTCGGCACCACGCCCATCACCTCCGGCCTCACCCTGTCACCCGGCTCCTACCGCCTGACGTTCACGCGACCGGACCGGCCGCCGGTGCGCTACCCCGTGCTGCTCGGGCGCGGAGGCGTCTTCCAGGCCCGCGTCGTCCTCCCCAAGCACGTCCCGGACGGCTACGTCTACGTGCCCCCGGGCCGCTTCCTCTACGGCAGCGGCGACGACGAGAGCATCCGCCGCACCGTCGTGCGCACGCGCCCGCTGCACCCGCTCACCACCGGCGCCTTCCTCATCGCGCGCCACGAAGTCACGTACGCGGACTGGCTCACCTGGCTGCGCGCGCTGCCCACCGCGGAGCGCGCCGCGCGCAGGCCCCGGGGCACGAACTACTTCGGCACCATCGAGCTGCTCCCCAATCCCGACGACACCTGGACCTTCCACCTGGAACACGAGGGCGTCGCCTACCACGCGAGGGAAGGGGAGCCCCTGCGCTACCAGGACCGCCAGCTGCGCGCCGAACAGGACTGGCGCCGCTTCCCCGTGTCCGGCATCTCCTGGGAGGACGCCCGCGCCTACGTGGCCTGGCTGGACGCCACCGGCCGGCTGCCCCGCGCGCGCCTGTGCACCGAGCGGGAGTGGGAGCGCGCCGCCCGGGGCGCGGACGGTCGCGACTATCCGCACGGCCCCACGCTCGCGCCGGACGACGCCAACTTCGACGCCACCTACGGGCGCAAGCCGCGCGCCTTCGGGCCGGACGCGGTGGGCTCCCACCCCAGGTCGGACAGCCCCTTCGGCGTGGCGGACCAGTCCGGCAACGTGTGGGAGTGGCTGGTGACGGACACGGCCGGCACGCCCGCGTACGGAGGCGGGTCGTTCTACCAGGACGCGCTCACCGCCCGGGTCCTCAACCACGGCGACGGAGAGCCGCGCACGCGCTTCCCCTTCATCGGGATGCGCGTATGCGCGTCCGTGCCGTGAGTCAGAGGTCGCGCCCCGGGAGCTGGCCCACGGCGGGCAGATGGCCCAGGTCCTTCACGAAGACGAACGCGGAGGAGGGGGGCTGGGTGGACGTGGCGTAGAAGCCCAGCGTCGGGTGCCTCCACAGCTTCAGGGGCCGGCGCTGCCCCGTGCTGTCGGCATCCACGGCGCTGTACACATAGCCCTCGATGCCCTGGTCCGCGTTGACGGCATGGAGGAAGTAGCCGGTGGCGGGAGCACAGGTGTTCGAGTCCGTGAGCAGCCTGCGCCCCACGTGGTCCACGCACCGGTACAGCGGCTTGATGAAGGACCCCATGCGCTTCTTGATGGCTGAAGGCAGCTTCGCGGAGAGGATGGGGCCCTCCGCGCGCAGGGGGACGAGCGACGACGTGTCCGCCAGCCCGTCGCCATTGAGGTCCGCCCGGAACGAGGCCACGTCCACGATGCCCGGGTGCTCCTGGAGATCCGCCACCACCGAAGTGGTCGTCACGAACTCCGTGTCCGCCTTCTTGAACATCACCAGCGCACGGTCGATGAAGAGCGAATAGGAGACGATCAGCGTGTCGTCCGCGTAGTTCGTCAGCTTCATGTCCTCGCACGGACGGACGGAAGGCCCGGTGGCGATGACGGGAGGGATGCCGGCTTCGAGCGCGCGGTTGAGGCACGTGGCCTCCAGCGACAGGCTGTCCCAGCGCTTCTTGCCCAGGCACAGCGGCCGGACCGTGCCGCAGGAGTCCCGCCGCCAGACGGCTTCGAGCGCGTACTGCCCATGCTCCACGGTCGCCACGGGGTAGCCGCCGGGGCTCAGCGCCAGGGCGGCCTGCGGTCCCATGAACGACAGCGGGGTGCCATCCAGCGTGTTGCTTCTCCCCTCGCCGCAATAGTCCGCCCGCGCCATGCGCGTGCAGAGCTCATGGGACTCGAGCGCGACGTCGTCCCCGTTGACGGCCCCGCTCCAGGGCGCATAGCCCCAGTCGATGCATTTGGCGATGACACCACCGCCCACGAAGAACGGATTGGTGGTGGTGCCCTGGTTCGAAGGCGCGCACGCGAAGGTGAAGTAGTCCGGGTTCTTCAGCAGCGCACCGCCCGCCGACCACGCATGGGGCACCGCGAACGCGAACCCACTGCCTGACGGGCACAGCGGCACGGTCGTCTTGTCATCCGTGGTGGCGCTCACCCGGAACTCCCAGCGTGCCGCGCCGGAGTTGAGGTTCTCGCTCGTGCACGCGACCGGGGACGACGTGATGCCCACGTGACAGCGGGCCTCCTGGATGACGAGCCTCACCGAGCGGCCCTCGAACGGCGCGCGGAAGGTCGTCCCCACCAGCGAGGGCCCATCCAGGAGCACCCCTGGAAACGGTGGAGTCCCCCCGGTGCAGGTCAGCTGCCACACGACGATCCGCCCGCCCACCATGCCGGACTTCACCGTCGCGCACGTCACGCCCGTGGGAAGCGGCGGCCCCTCCACGGAGGCATGCGGGATGTTGATGGACTCGAAGCGCTCCGAGCCATGCAGCTGCGTCCCCTGCGCGCTGTTCGTCGGAGGAGGCTCCGCGACCGCCCCCGAGCCTCCCAGCAGCACCGCGCCCAGCAGCCCCTGCTTCCAGACCTTCATGATGGCTGACACGTGTTCGTCTCCCGCCTGCGCTTGATTTCGCGAGGCGCTCGAACGCACCCCCGCATGGACCTGTACGCCGGACACGTTTGCAATTCGAAGGCCCGCATTCTTCGCCATGGCCGGTGTGCAAACCTTGCCGGGAGTGCAAGCCCCGCACGCCCTGGCACCGGGGCGGTGTGCAAACCTTGCACGGCGCGCCGCGCTTCCTTGCCCCCGCCGCATCCCCCAGAATGCCGCCGCTGCCGCACGTTCCATACGAAGAGGGAGAGGGCATGTCCCCGGGCACCCGCATCCTGGCCGCGCTCGCGCTGCTCTCACTGTCCGGGGCCGCTTCCGCGACAGCTCCGCGCACCCGAGCGCCCTGAAGGTCTCCGTGCTGCCGGCGCTGGACGACGAAGTCCCCAGCCGGACGCGCGCGGTCTGCTACGCTCGGGCACCGCCGGGGCGCGAGCGCTTCACGCCACCACCTTCGACCCATGACGGGAGGGACATGACCGGTCACGACCGGACCGACGCCGGGCTGGTGCTGCTCGACGGAAGCATGGGGGCGGGAGGGGGACACATCCTCCGCTCGGCGCTGTGCCTGTCGCTCATCACCGGACGGCCCTTCCACCTCACGCGGCTGCGCGAGCAGCGGGAGCCTTCGGGGCTGAGGCCCCAGCACCTGGCCTCCGTGCGCGGCGCGGAGGCCCTGAGCACCAGCACCAGCGAGGGCGCCGTCGTGGGCGCGTCCGAGCTGCGCTTCACCCCCGGCCCGGTGCGCGCGGGGGACTACCTGCTGGAGGTCGGCGCCGCGGGCAGCACGCCGCTGCTCTTCCAGTGCCTCGTGTACCCGCTGGCGCTCGCGGGCGGGGGACGGCTCACGCTGCGGGGCGCCACGCACCCGCGCAACAGCCCCAGCTTCCACGCGCTCACGGGCGCCTGGCTGCCGGTTGCGCGCGCCTACGGGTTTCCGGTGCAGCTGTCGCTGACGCACGCGGGCTTCCATCCGGAGGGCGCGGGCGAGTTCACCGCGCAGGTGGGCGCCCCGGGCGAACCGCCGCTGCGGGTGGACCTGCCGGCGCGCGGCGTGCTGCGCGAGGTGCGGGTGGCGTCCTTCGTGGGCGGGCTGCCCTTCGCCGTGGCGGAGCGTCAGTCCCGCGCCGCGGTGGCCGCGCTGCGCGAGCGGGGCATCCTGGCGGAGGCGGACAACCGGCCGCTGCCGGTGACGCGCTCACAGGGCACGGTGACGTTCGTGCTGGCGCAGTTCGAGCACACCGTCGCGGCCTTCACGTCCCTGGGCGACCGCGCGCTCGACGCTGAGGCCGTGGGCCGGAGCGCGGCCGAGTCGCTGACCCGGTTCATGGAGACGGGCGGGGCGCTGGACGAACACCTGGCGGAGCAGCTGCTCCTGCCGGCGGCGCTCCTGGCGTCGGGGAGGCTGGGACCGGTGACGCCGGGCACCACGCGCTTCACCACCGCGCGGGTCACCGGGGCGCTGACGACCCAGGCGGAGGTGCTGCGGCGCTTCCTGCCCGTGGCCATCGACGTGGAGCCGGGCGGGCTGGTGGAGATCCGCCCGGCCTGACGCTGGCGCCGGGAGGCTAGGCCTCGTCCTCGCCGGCATCATGCGCGCCGAAGGTCTTGCTGGCGGCCATGTCCTTCACCGTGCCGCGGTAGG harbors:
- a CDS encoding ADYC domain-containing protein encodes the protein MSAIMKVWKQGLLGAVLLGGSGAVAEPPPTNSAQGTQLHGSERFESINIPHASVEGPPLPTGVTCATVKSGMVGGRIVVWQLTCTGGTPPFPGVLLDGPSLVGTTFRAPFEGRSVRLVIQEARCHVGITSSPVACTSENLNSGAARWEFRVSATTDDKTTVPLCPSGSGFAFAVPHAWSAGGALLKNPDYFTFACAPSNQGTTTNPFFVGGGVIAKCIDWGYAPWSGAVNGDDVALESHELCTRMARADYCGEGRSNTLDGTPLSFMGPQAALALSPGGYPVATVEHGQYALEAVWRRDSCGTVRPLCLGKKRWDSLSLEATCLNRALEAGIPPVIATGPSVRPCEDMKLTNYADDTLIVSYSLFIDRALVMFKKADTEFVTTTSVVADLQEHPGIVDVASFRADLNGDGLADTSSLVPLRAEGPILSAKLPSAIKKRMGSFIKPLYRCVDHVGRRLLTDSNTCAPATGYFLHAVNADQGIEGYVYSAVDADSTGQRRPLKLWRHPTLGFYATSTQPPSSAFVFVKDLGHLPAVGQLPGRDL
- a CDS encoding SUMF1/EgtB/PvdO family nonheme iron enzyme translates to MAPEVWRGEPATARSDLFSLGVLLHELCGGLTPGPLADAPLEPRTFTPLDRVVPGIDPAFASVVMRCLAHEPSERFDSAEALREALESIAARRSATLGHAAAPARVRPRWLRVTRVVALPFLAAALLLGGNWYGERSRRLDAEQALASVAPLLDEGRVLESRIEALRAEAFTAFDSDRVPIAEDTWSQALALGVKQARRYEEATAILDTARMRVGAGRSDPLEQRLADLLLQRILVAERDRKPEARAALLQRLDEVDPSGVTSHKLTAPVRVDLDSDPPGAVVQVESLEPITGEPPGPWTFGTTPITSGLTLSPGSYRLTFTRPDRPPVRYPVLLGRGGVFQARVVLPKHVPDGYVYVPPGRFLYGSGDDESIRRTVVRTRPLHPLTTGAFLIARHEVTYADWLTWLRALPTAERAARRPRGTNYFGTIELLPNPDDTWTFHLEHEGVAYHAREGEPLRYQDRQLRAEQDWRRFPVSGISWEDARAYVAWLDATGRLPRARLCTEREWERAARGADGRDYPHGPTLAPDDANFDATYGRKPRAFGPDAVGSHPRSDSPFGVADQSGNVWEWLVTDTAGTPAYGGGSFYQDALTARVLNHGDGEPRTRFPFIGMRVCASVP
- the rtcA gene encoding RNA 3'-terminal phosphate cyclase, translated to MTGHDRTDAGLVLLDGSMGAGGGHILRSALCLSLITGRPFHLTRLREQREPSGLRPQHLASVRGAEALSTSTSEGAVVGASELRFTPGPVRAGDYLLEVGAAGSTPLLFQCLVYPLALAGGGRLTLRGATHPRNSPSFHALTGAWLPVARAYGFPVQLSLTHAGFHPEGAGEFTAQVGAPGEPPLRVDLPARGVLREVRVASFVGGLPFAVAERQSRAAVAALRERGILAEADNRPLPVTRSQGTVTFVLAQFEHTVAAFTSLGDRALDAEAVGRSAAESLTRFMETGGALDEHLAEQLLLPAALLASGRLGPVTPGTTRFTTARVTGALTTQAEVLRRFLPVAIDVEPGGLVEIRPA